One window of the Gemmatimonadota bacterium genome contains the following:
- a CDS encoding ECF-type sigma factor: MGAEGVSGAGRDDAGSRQEAAARALAEAVAGNREALDGFVPEIYDDLRRMAHRQLHGERADHTLCTTALVHEAYLKLVKLDRLEWQNRAHVCAEAARAMRRILVDHAVHRTAKKRGGARARVELDESFAITEAESAQLLDLHAKLEELAAHQPRPARVVECRFFAGMNIPEVGEALGVSLATVKRDWEMARAWLNQELA; the protein is encoded by the coding sequence ATGGGTGCCGAAGGAGTATCGGGCGCAGGACGGGACGATGCCGGGTCGCGGCAGGAAGCCGCGGCCCGCGCTCTGGCCGAGGCGGTAGCCGGAAACCGTGAGGCTCTCGACGGTTTCGTCCCCGAGATCTACGACGATCTCCGGCGGATGGCGCACCGGCAGCTGCACGGCGAACGGGCCGACCACACGCTGTGCACCACCGCACTCGTCCATGAAGCCTACCTCAAGCTCGTCAAGCTGGACCGGCTGGAGTGGCAGAACAGGGCGCATGTCTGCGCCGAGGCCGCGCGGGCGATGCGGAGGATCCTGGTCGATCACGCCGTGCATCGCACCGCGAAGAAGCGGGGCGGCGCCCGCGCCCGGGTCGAGCTGGACGAGTCGTTCGCCATCACCGAGGCGGAGTCCGCGCAACTGCTCGACCTCCACGCCAAGCTGGAGGAGCTCGCCGCGCACCAGCCACGCCCGGCCCGGGTGGTGGAGTGCCGCTTCTTCGCGGGCATGAACATTCCCGAGGTCGGCGAGGCGCTCGGGGTTTCGCTCGCGACGGTGAAGCGCGATTGGGAGATGGCCCGCGCCTGGCTGAACCAGGAGCTCGCCTAG